The sequence below is a genomic window from Rhodococcus sp. 4CII.
GTGACCTGACTCGCCAACGCTCGTGTCGAGCGAATATCCTGTATGGGTGAACTGGACTGTCGACGTGCCGATCGACCGCTTGCCCGAACTCCCGCCGCTGCCCACCGAGATGCGTGAGCAACTCGACGCGGCGCTGGCCAAGCCGGCTGCGCAGCAGCCGCAGTGGCCCGAGGGTCAGGCCGCCGCCATGCGGACCGTCCTCGAGAGCGTGCCGCCGATCACGGTGGCCAGCGAGGTCGTGGCTCTGCAGGCGAAGCTGGCCCAGGTGGCCCGGGGCGAGGCGTTCCTGCTCCAGGGCGGCGACTGCGCCGAGACATTCGCCGACAACACCGAGCCGCACATCAAGGGCAACATCCGCACTCTGCTGCAGATGGCCGTCGTCCTGACCTACGGAGCGAGCCTGCCCGTCGTCAAGGTCGCCCGCATCGCCGGTCAGTACGCCAAGCCGCGGTCGTCGAACGTCGATGCCCTCGGGTTGCAGTCCTACCGCGGCGACATGATCAACTCCCTCGTCGCCGACGAGGCGGTGCGCGCCCACGACCCGTCGCGGCTCGTCCGGGCGTACGCGAACGCCAGCGCCGCGATGAACCTGGTCCGCGCGCTCACCGGTGCCGGCATGGCCGATCTGCACAAGGTCCACGACTGGAACCGCGAGTTCGTGTCGTCGTCGCCGGCCGGTGCCCGCTACGAGGCGCTCGCCGCGGAGATCGACCGTGGCCTGCAGTTCATGAATGCCTGCGGTGTCACCGACCCGAGTTTGCAGCAGGCCCAGATCTTCGCCAGCCACGAGGCGCTCGTCCTCGACTACGAACGCGCGATGCTGCGTCTCGACAACGACGACGATCACCCCAAGCTGTACGACCTGTCCGCGCACTTCCTGTGGATCGGCGACCGCACCCGTCAACTCGACGGCGCGCACATCGCGTTCGCCGAACTGGTGTCGAACCCGATCGGCCTGAAGATCGGACCCAGCACCACACCGGAGATGGCCGTCGAGTACGTCGAACGTCTCGACCCCACCAACAAGCCCGGCCGCCTCACCCTGATCTCGCGCATGGGCAACAACAAGGTGCGCGACATGCTGCCGCCCATCATCGAGAAGGTGCAGGCCACCGGACACCAGGTGATCTGGCAGTGCGACCCGATGCACGGCAACACCCACGAGGCGTCCACCGGCTACAAGACCCGGCACTTCGACCGCATCGTCGACGAGGTGCAGGGCTTCTTCGAGGTTCACAACGGACTGGGCACCTACCCGGGCGGCATCCACGTGGAACTCACCGGTGAGAACGTCACCGAATGCCTCGGCGGCGCACAGGACATCTCCGACCTCGACCTGTCGGGTCGGTACGAGACGGCCTGCGACCCGCGTCTGAACACCCAGCAGTCGCTGGAACTGGCGTTCCTCGTCGCGGAGATGCTGCGCGGCTGAGCGAGCGCACCTTCGGCGGACTCACTGCCCTGCACCTGCGGGGTCAGGGCAGTGAGACCAGGGTGACCGTGCTGCCGGGCCTCACGAGGTCGCCGCTCCCCGGATTCTGGCTGATCACGAACGAGCGGTCCGTGTCGGTCACCTGACGCACCTTCACGTCGAGTCCGAGCCGGCTCAATTCGTCGCGCGCCGACCCGACCGTCCGGCCCAGCATGGACGGTATCCGCACCGCATTCGACACGCGGAGCGTCACGCTCGTCCCCGCCGTGACGCGGGTGCCCGACTTCGGGTCGGTGGCGATGGCGTCACCGGCCGCCACGGTGCGGTCGAAGTCGGTGGTCACGTCCTGCACGACGATGCCGACCGCTTCGAGGGACGCTCGCGCCTCGGCCTCCGACATTCCCTTCACGTCGGGAACGTCCACCGGCGGTGCGCCTTTGCTGACGATCAGCTTGACGGTGGAGCCCGTCGCGAGTTCGGTGCCCGGCGCCGGATCGAGCGCGGCCACCGCACCGATCGGGACCTTCGCGCTGAACGCCTGACCTCCGTCGACCGGAGTGAACGTGCGGTTGCGCAGCTCCTGCTCGATCCCGGCGCGTTCGCCGCCCGCGGGGAGGGGTGGGACGGTCGGTCTGCCCAGGGACACGAGCAGCGCCACCGTGCCGTCGCGCGAAATTCGCGACCCGCCGGTGGGATCGGTCCCCAGCACCGTGTCGAGCGCCGCCGTGTCGGAGTACTGCCCGCGGATCTCCGTCGACAGTCCGGCCGCCTCCAGTGCCGTCACCGCGGCGCCGCGGTCGAGGCCGTCGGTGGTCGGGACCGCGGTGTACCGCCCCGACCCCATCCACCAGCCGCCGACACCCACCGCCACGGCGAGCATCAGGATCACGAGCAGCCACACGATCGTGGTCCGGCGCGACCGCTGCCGTTCGGCGGCGAAGTCGGGGAAGTGGTAGCCGTCGTCGGTCTCGTCCTCCACGGCGAACTGCGGTTCGTCGATCGGCGGGCGCGGAGTCTGGGTGGTGACGACCCGCGTGTGCTGGACACCGGGCTGCGGAGGCAGCGGGCTGGGCGGCGACAGCGGCGCGGCAGCCGGGAGGTGCACCGTGGGCGGTGCAAGGTGGCCCGGGGGTGGGCCAAGCGGAGGCGCGCTCGCGGCGGCCGCGGCGCTCAGATGCTGCGCCGAGCGCCTCGGGGCCGGTACCCGGTAGGCGGGCAGGTCGAGCGCCGCCGCGATGCTGCGCAACGCCGCGCCCATCTGCTCGGCGTTGGCAAATCGATGCGACGGCTCCCGGTGGGTCGCCTCGGCGACGAGTTCGTCGAACTCGGGCGGGACACCCGCGATGAACGACCCCGGCCGCGGAACGTCCTGGTTGATCCGCTGATAGGCGACGGACAACGACGTGTCCCCGGTGAACGGCGTCCGTCCGGTGAGGAGCTCGAACAGCAGCACTCCGGTGGAGTAGACGTCGCTGCGGGTGTCGGCGATCCCGGACGTCACCTGCTCCGGCGACAGATACGCCGCCGTGCCCAGAATCACACTGTTCGAGGTGGTGGTCGACGCGGCGGCGGCCCGGACGAGACCGAAATCGGCGATCTTCACCTCGCCGCCGTCGGAGATCAGGATGTTCTCGGGCTTGACGTCGCGGTGCACGAGACCCGCCCGGTGGGCGACG
It includes:
- the pknB gene encoding Stk1 family PASTA domain-containing Ser/Thr kinase, producing the protein MHDGGQRLIGELLDRRYRVDATIARGGMSTVYRGLDTRLDRPVAIKVMDPQFAADPAFVSRFEFEARSVARLKHPSLVAVYDQGHDGDHAFLVMELVDGGTLRELLRERGPMPPHAVAAVVGPVLDALAVAHRAGLVHRDVKPENILISDGGEVKIADFGLVRAAAASTTTSNSVILGTAAYLSPEQVTSGIADTRSDVYSTGVLLFELLTGRTPFTGDTSLSVAYQRINQDVPRPGSFIAGVPPEFDELVAEATHREPSHRFANAEQMGAALRSIAAALDLPAYRVPAPRRSAQHLSAAAAASAPPLGPPPGHLAPPTVHLPAAAPLSPPSPLPPQPGVQHTRVVTTQTPRPPIDEPQFAVEDETDDGYHFPDFAAERQRSRRTTIVWLLVILMLAVAVGVGGWWMGSGRYTAVPTTDGLDRGAAVTALEAAGLSTEIRGQYSDTAALDTVLGTDPTGGSRISRDGTVALLVSLGRPTVPPLPAGGERAGIEQELRNRTFTPVDGGQAFSAKVPIGAVAALDPAPGTELATGSTVKLIVSKGAPPVDVPDVKGMSEAEARASLEAVGIVVQDVTTDFDRTVAAGDAIATDPKSGTRVTAGTSVTLRVSNAVRIPSMLGRTVGSARDELSRLGLDVKVRQVTDTDRSFVISQNPGSGDLVRPGSTVTLVSLP
- a CDS encoding class II 3-deoxy-7-phosphoheptulonate synthase, translating into MNWTVDVPIDRLPELPPLPTEMREQLDAALAKPAAQQPQWPEGQAAAMRTVLESVPPITVASEVVALQAKLAQVARGEAFLLQGGDCAETFADNTEPHIKGNIRTLLQMAVVLTYGASLPVVKVARIAGQYAKPRSSNVDALGLQSYRGDMINSLVADEAVRAHDPSRLVRAYANASAAMNLVRALTGAGMADLHKVHDWNREFVSSSPAGARYEALAAEIDRGLQFMNACGVTDPSLQQAQIFASHEALVLDYERAMLRLDNDDDHPKLYDLSAHFLWIGDRTRQLDGAHIAFAELVSNPIGLKIGPSTTPEMAVEYVERLDPTNKPGRLTLISRMGNNKVRDMLPPIIEKVQATGHQVIWQCDPMHGNTHEASTGYKTRHFDRIVDEVQGFFEVHNGLGTYPGGIHVELTGENVTECLGGAQDISDLDLSGRYETACDPRLNTQQSLELAFLVAEMLRG